GTGATAATCAGTTAGATAAACTACTTCTTTATTTGTAATAGTTGATAACTCTTTTTGCCAAGTTGGGCTATCAAGGGCTATAAATCTAATTGGTAATTTTAAAGATTTTGATATTTCAAAAGCTAATTTATCTGTACATCTTTGTGAGTTTGTTTCCACAAGCATTGGTAGAGAGTGTGATATGTTAACACCAGTTGTATCAATCTCTTCAAGTAAAAACTCAACATATGTCTTAAGAGTAGCTAGTTCTTGTTTCATCTGTCTACACTCTTTGTAGTGATAAATCTTTCTTATTAATTCATCCATAATAAATGGTTTCATAATATAATCTTTTGCACCTTCATTAATTGGTTCAGTAACAGTTTCATCGCTAATATAAGAAACAAGTAAGATTATAATAGAGTTTTTATATTTTTGAATAGTTTTTTTTACCATTTCACTAGGAAGTGAAGTTGATAATAAAACCATATCATAATCTTTGGTTAAATTGTTATTTGGCATTTCTACAAAATCACAAGAGTGACCATCATCTAGTATTCTTGAAACAACTTTCTGTGCTAGATAAATTTCATTTTCTATTATTAATATATTCATTTATTCTTCCAATCAAAATATTTTAATGTTGCAACACTATGTACTGTAACACCTTCACTTCTTCCAACAAATCCAAGCTCTTCTGAAGTTGTTGCTTTAACATTAACATATTGCATATTTACATTCAAGAGCTGTGCCATAGACTTCTTGATTTGAGATTTATAAGGATTTATTTTAGGTTTTTGTGCAAGTATTGTAAAATCTACATTAATTATTTCATAACCAACATTATAAACAAAGTTTACTATCTTTTCAAGTAATATTTTTGAGTCAATATTTTTATATGTATTATCAGTATCTGGAAAAAAATCTCCAATGTCACCTGCACCAATAGCACCTAGAAGTGCATCAATTACAGAGTGAATTAGCACATCTCCATCACTATGTGCTTTAAATCCAATATCACTATCAATTTGAATTCCACCAAGTATCATTTGTTTGTTTTTTTCAAAGGCATGCGTGTCTATACCAAATCCTGTAAAAAAATTATTTGAAGGTCCTTCAAGACAAGGATTTGATTTAAGGTCTTCTTGAAAAGTTAACTTGTTACTTTCTATACTTCCCTTTACATAAAAGATTGGTTCATCTATATTTTTTATAGCAGAACTATCATCTGTAAAAAAAGTATCAGTATCAAGGGCTTTTTTTAAAATTTTTGTATTGGAAAGTTGAGGGGTTTGTATAAGTCTTACTTCGTCTCTATTGATTGTCTCATCTTTAAAAATAACAGTATCAGATACATTTAAAACAGGAACAATACAGGAAGCTTTTTCTTTATTTGAAATAAGGTTTAAAATAACCTCTTTTGGCACACAAGTTCTAGCTACATCAGTAACCATTACATAATCAGAATCAATTGATTTTAGGGCATTCGTCATAGACTCTTGTCTGGTCTCTCCACCTAATACAAAATCATACTCATCAGAAAAATTTTGCATGTAAGATAATTCATCTTTTGAAGCTGTAATAACTACTTTGTCAAAATTATAATAAGAAGTAATCTTTTTAGCAACAAATAACCATAAAGGAATATCTCCTACTCTTAACCACTGTTTCTTACAATTAAGCCCAAATCTAGTAGAGTTTCCAGCACATAATACTAATAAAGTAACTTTAGACAACAATACCCCTTGTGTAAAAAAGTTACAAATTATAACTAATGTTACTTATGAAAAATTTAAGTTAGAAAATTAGTTAATATTAATTAAAATTATTGCTCACTCATCTTTTCTTTTATTTTATCAATAGCATTTACTAAAGGTTCAATTTCAAGATTATATTTTGTAGCTAGTTCTAAAGCTCTTTCCACTTGTTCATCACCCAATGGGTTTCTTATATCAGTTAAAACTTTTACTACTTCAAGTATTTTAACTTTTCTTTGGTACTCTTCAGGACATTGTTCAACATTACCTACAAATCCAATAGTAAAAATGAGATTATGACTTAAATTCCAGTGTTTGAAAATATTTGCAGTAATTCTTGAACATGAAAATCCAGTAAAAGACTCTTCAATATTAGATAGACTTCCTTCCGCAGTTTTTAAGGCTTCTTGGAACTCTTCAGTTTTATTTTGTTCTTGAATTATTTCAGAGATAATAAATTTACCAGTTTCTTGTAAAAATGCAGGTAATAATAGATCTTCTTTTAATCCAAAATCAATTTCACCAACCCAATTATTTATGATATTAGATGCTAAATTTGATGCCATAAGAAAATCATCAGTAGATATGTTATAGGCATTTAGATTTGATTTGATTAAGTCTTGAACAACAGAACCCAGAGCAATAGAAATAGTAAAGTTTATTCCAAGTAAGTTTACAGCTCTACTTGGTGTTTCCACTTCACTTCTAAAACCAAACATTGCAGAATTGGCAACTCTTAGAAGAGTAGTAATAATAAGTGGATCTTGGTTAATAATCTTTAAAAGTTCTAGTGGTTCTTTTTCTGGTCGTCTTCTAAAGTTTTCTAATTCGATAACACTATTTGGTAAAGGTGGTAACGATTCTATTTTTTCTATAATATCATTTTTCATTTATTTCCCTATTCTTCATAAAATAATAGATTATTTTTACTTATTATTGCCTTATCTAATGTTTTAACCGATTTATTGTATAGGTCATATTGTGCTATAGTTACGCAAATAACGAATTCCATATCAATTTCTTGACCATTCTTATTAATTTTAAACTTCATGATTCTATCAACAAAAGTGTTGATAAAATTTTTGTTATTAATTATTATACCAATTTTTCCCTCATTTAAGTAATATATTGAATCATCTTCTTCAAGTAATGTGGATATTTTATTAATTATTGTTTGTAAATATTTCTCCCCCACATTAAATCCAAAGTCTTGAGTTATTTTACTAAATGACCTAACAAAAATTTGAACAAAGTTTGTCATAAGTCCACTTCTATTGGATAAATCAAGTTTTAGTTTATGAATATTTTCTAAACCTGTAGTGTTATTTGTAAAGGTTTGGCTCTCTTTTTTATAAATAGAAAAAATATTTTTTAAGTTACTAAGAATAAAATCTTCATTTTCTTCATTGATATATTTGAAGTTATTTTCATAAATAGCTGGGAAAATAAATTGAATAGTATACATTTCATCAATAGGAATTTTGTGCATTTTATAACCTTCATCAACAATCAATGATTTTTTCTTTGTAAGACCTAAAATTGATATTTCACAAATCCCATAATAAATT
This portion of the Arcobacter nitrofigilis DSM 7299 genome encodes:
- a CDS encoding response regulator, with product MNILIIENEIYLAQKVVSRILDDGHSCDFVEMPNNNLTKDYDMVLLSTSLPSEMVKKTIQKYKNSIIILLVSYISDETVTEPINEGAKDYIMKPFIMDELIRKIYHYKECRQMKQELATLKTYVEFLLEEIDTTGVNISHSLPMLVETNSQRCTDKLAFEISKSLKLPIRFIALDSPTWQKELSTITNKEVVYLTDYHSLKKSAKDNVCIAIEHKNCIISSLEKEVDFPFPKIEFMRPDMFMLNNNIMTINDYVKMMVMSFQSKYPDTELSKKLGISRKSLWEKRKKLGIEKKK
- a CDS encoding HDOD domain-containing protein, yielding MKNDIIEKIESLPPLPNSVIELENFRRRPEKEPLELLKIINQDPLIITTLLRVANSAMFGFRSEVETPSRAVNLLGINFTISIALGSVVQDLIKSNLNAYNISTDDFLMASNLASNIINNWVGEIDFGLKEDLLLPAFLQETGKFIISEIIQEQNKTEEFQEALKTAEGSLSNIEESFTGFSCSRITANIFKHWNLSHNLIFTIGFVGNVEQCPEEYQRKVKILEVVKVLTDIRNPLGDEQVERALELATKYNLEIEPLVNAIDKIKEKMSEQ
- a CDS encoding bifunctional 2-C-methyl-D-erythritol 4-phosphate cytidylyltransferase/2-C-methyl-D-erythritol 2,4-cyclodiphosphate synthase produces the protein MSKVTLLVLCAGNSTRFGLNCKKQWLRVGDIPLWLFVAKKITSYYNFDKVVITASKDELSYMQNFSDEYDFVLGGETRQESMTNALKSIDSDYVMVTDVARTCVPKEVILNLISNKEKASCIVPVLNVSDTVIFKDETINRDEVRLIQTPQLSNTKILKKALDTDTFFTDDSSAIKNIDEPIFYVKGSIESNKLTFQEDLKSNPCLEGPSNNFFTGFGIDTHAFEKNKQMILGGIQIDSDIGFKAHSDGDVLIHSVIDALLGAIGAGDIGDFFPDTDNTYKNIDSKILLEKIVNFVYNVGYEIINVDFTILAQKPKINPYKSQIKKSMAQLLNVNMQYVNVKATTSEELGFVGRSEGVTVHSVATLKYFDWKNK